From a region of the Daphnia pulicaria isolate SC F1-1A chromosome 1, SC_F0-13Bv2, whole genome shotgun sequence genome:
- the LOC124345958 gene encoding calcium-dependent protein kinase 5-like — protein MFQNNNMKIQYNREVPLGEGGYGTVFPGTFQGREVAVKRVLLNMANGNEEEALKKLDHPNIVKLFHVERTDDFMLFALELCTASLDQVFLGPDHPKKYKGPKLPYHFEVFLQLASGLEYVHSKNLIHRDIKPENVLISVDSSTNTQDVKVTMKWADFGLSRAVNERGTYPMSSGVKGTRNWYAPELLRLLQESQTGRQRQLRGTVKSDIFALGLVFAYLLLEGQHIYGSNEFDIPKNILEGTAINTNKIDRSHYAYDLVTEMLKNEAERISSSNIVDRLKSERDKLAEKEKELFELCKIRHPATSIIFPWINQNEKLKMLIRQGVDVNKKDQNGNNALHLLCWNNSSERIIDAIKLLIQLGINVNEKDKDGYNALHLLCWNNSSERLIDAIKLLIQLGIDVNEKDEDGENALHYLCRNNSSERLIDAIKLLIQLGINVNEKDKDGYNALHLLCWNNSSERLIDAIKLLIQLGINVNEKSNYGYNALHYLCQNNSSERLIDAIKLLIQLGINVNEKSNYGYNALHLLCWNNSSERIIDAIKLLIQLGINVNEKDKDGANALHLLCWNNSSERIIDAIKLLIQLGINVNEKSNYGYNALHLLCRNNSSEGFIDAIKLLIQLGSDVNGIDVRSLLRKNETKNFNEIIKLFDEASLT, from the exons ATgtttcaaaacaacaacatgaaaATCCAATACAATAGGGAAGTTCCATTAGGAGAAGGTGGCTATGGTACAGTGTTTCCAGGAACGTTTCAAGGCCGAGAAGTGGCAGTCAAAAGAGTTCTCCTTAACATGGCTAACGGTAATGAAGAAGAGGCTTTAAAAAAGTTAGATCACCCTAATATCGTCAAACTCTTCCATGTTGAGCGCACCGACGATTTCAT GCTATTTGCTTTGGAGCTCTGCACCGCATCATTAGATCAGGTATTTCTAGGGCCTGATCatcccaaaaaatacaaaggGCCTAAATTGCCCTACCATTTTGAAGTTTTCTTACAATTGGCTTCGGGTCTCGAGTACGTACATTCCAAGAATTTAATTCATCGAGACATAAAGCCGGAAAATGTTCTCATCTCGGTCGACTCCAGCACTAATACGCAAGACGTTAAGGTAACAATGAAATGGGCTGATTTTGGTCTATCCAGGGCTGTGAATGAGCGAGGGACATACCCGATGAGTAGTGGAGTGAAAGGAACAAGAAACTGGTACGCGCCCGAGTTGCTTAGACTACTTCAGGAATCTCAAACGGGTAGGCAGCGGCAACTCAGAGGCACCGTAAAAAGCGACATTTTTGCACTAGGCCTCGTCTTCGCTTATCTTTTGTTAGAAGGGCAACACATTTACGGTTCTAATGAGTTTGACATTCCTAAAAACATCTTGGAGGGTACAGCGATCAATACGAATA AAATAGATCGATCGCACTACGCATATGATCTTGTTAccgaaatgttgaaaaatgaagCCGAACGAATATCTTCATCAAATATTGTTGATAGACTCAAATCAGAAAGAGATAag cttgcagaaaaagaaaaggaactaTTTGAACTATGTAAAATAAGACACCCAGCTACCTCCATAATCTTCCCTTGGATAAATCAAAacgaaaagttaaaaatgttGATCCGGCAGGGGGTTGATGTGAATAAGAAAGACCAGAATGGAAACAACGCACTCCATTTATTGTGTTGGAATAATTCAAGTGAAAGAATAATCgacgcaatcaaattattaatccaactGGGGATCAACGTCAATGAGAAAGACAAAGACGGATACAACGCACTCCATTTATTGTGTTGGAATAATTCAAGCGAAAGATTAATCgacgcaatcaaattattaattcaaCTGGGGATCGACGTCAATGAAAAAGACGAAGACGGAGAGAACGcacttcattatttgtgtcgtaataattcaagcgaaagattaatcgacgcaatcaaattattaatccaactGGGGATCAACGTCAATGAGAAAGACAAAGACGGATACAACGCACTCCATTTATTGTGTTGGAATAATTCAAGCGAAAGATTAATCgacgcaatcaaattattaatccaactGGGGATCAACGTCAATGAGAAATCCAACTACGGATACAACGcacttcattatttgtgtcaaaataattcaagcgaaagattaatcgacgcaatcaaattattaatccaactCGGGATCAACGTCAATGAGAAATCCAACTACGGATACAACGCACTCCATTTATTGTGTTGGAATAATTCAAGTGAAAGAATAATCgacgcaatcaaattattaatccaactGGGGATCAACGTCAATGAGAAAGACAAAGACGGAGCCAACGCACTCCATTTATTGTGTTGGAATAATTCAAGTGAAAGAATAATCgacgcaatcaaattattaatccaactCGGGATCAACGTCAATGAGAAATCCAACTACGGATACAACGCACTTCATTTATTGTGTcgaaataattcaagtgaAGGATTTATCgacgcaatcaaattattaatccaactCGGGAGCGACGTCAATGGCATCGACGTACGATCATTATTACggaaaaatgaaactaaaaattttaacGAAATCATAAAACTCTTCGACGAAGCATCTCTTACATAA